AAGGACAAGTATATATTCCTTTAACTAACTTTACAGGGCATGTTCAAGTTCTTTTAAACTCTAAAGGTGAACCTGTCGATATCTATCGCTACACAGCTTTCGGAGAAGAAACCATCTTCGATCCATCCGGAGATGTTAAAAAACCGACAACATCTTGGCGTTTTTGTTCCAAACGAACTGATCCAGAAACGGGCCTGATTTATTTTGGCAGACGTTACTATGATCCTCAAATAGCTCGTTGGATCACTGCTGATCCCCTTGGTTATGAAGCCGGATCTAATCTATATGCATATGTGAATAACAGTCCTCTAATGAATCTTGATTTGTACGGATTGTTTATATATCTAGGTAATGGAGATTACGGCCCGAATGACTTTGAAAATGGTTTCATGCATGGTTATACTCATGCTGAAGGACAAATAGGCCCGAATGGTGAAATTTATCCCTACGATTTAAGAAGTATTGAATATAAAAATCCAATAATAGGGGCATTAGGTGAAATTTTTGGAGAGCTCGCTGAGTGTATTAGTGAAGGCCTAGATGTTACGGGAGCTGCCGCTGCTTTAAGTGTTTTTTGGCGCAACGCAAATATTTTAAAAAAGGGATGGCGCGTTCTTCAAGCTGCCACAGCTTCTCAGTCAGCAGCTAAAACGATTGTTGTTGCAAAAGAAGCTTCCATATTAGCAAAAGAAGTATCTGTATTAGGAAAAGAAGCATCTGTATTAGCAAAAGAAGCTTCCTTATTGACAAAAGAGACCTCTATAATTGCAAAAGAGGCGTCCGCCAGTGTAAAAGAATTTGATCTTATTACGAGAAAGGATGTTATTCACGTGACGCCACACGGCGTTGCTATACCTCCTCAATCCAAGTATCAAATTCCCTCGCATTATGTAGAAAATAAAAAGAGGGTGGGATCTTATGGTGAGCATTCGGATTTGGGAATATATATTGAAAAATTAAGAATTGATCAGGCCACTCCTCCAGGTGTAAAAGGACCAAATTTTTCCCATTATCATCTAAATAATAAAGGAACTCATCATAGTCCTCGTCCTGGAGCTTCTGATCCAGGATTTGGGGTTTTAAAAAATGATTTAGTTGTTAAATAAAATAAATGTATTTTTTTTAACAAACCGATAATATTGAATATATTAGACTTGCGTTTTAGGTCTAATAGCAGAAAATAAAAGACTTAGGAGTTAAATCTATGGATGTCCATTTTAATGATTTGCCATGGCATGATGCTAACTTGAAATATATTTATATCGATAGACGAAATCCGGGTTATCACGACGTAGTTAAACTTGTCATCGATTGGCCTGATGGTCTTAGCTCATCTATAGAGTTTTACAATTGTTATGCTCTGAAAGCGAATATGAATTTTGGGATTGCAGCTTGTGAATCTATTTTGGCAGCTGAATGTTTGATTGATTCAGATGATTTAAATCTTATTTACAATGATTGGTTATCAATGGGAATGAAGTTGGAATCACTGAAATGTTTTAGAATAAACACTAATTCAACAAATAGTTTAATAGAGATTTTTGCAAAAAGTTTTGAAATAAAAGACTTTCAATCCGACGAAAAATATTGACATTGCAACTAGAGAGTTTTGCCAATTAAGTGATTGACTAGATCATATTGTTTCAAAAATGATAACCATACCCTTTCGCTAGAAGATATCCAACACATCTGTAAAAAAACAAGGATGATTCTAATTGGCGCCTATGATGGTGAAGGTTATGTTTTATGGGAAAAAATAGAATAAGAATAAAAAGACAACTTTGGCTATTCCCTTTTCATACCAAATTTAAATAGATATTCAGACTAATTTGAGTCTGTTACATATCTGGATCGGGTCAGATTAAGAAAGCGAAAGAGTTT
This genomic window from Parachlamydia acanthamoebae contains:
- a CDS encoding RHS repeat domain-containing protein; this encodes GQVYIPLTNFTGHVQVLLNSKGEPVDIYRYTAFGEETIFDPSGDVKKPTTSWRFCSKRTDPETGLIYFGRRYYDPQIARWITADPLGYEAGSNLYAYVNNSPLMNLDLYGLFIYLGNGDYGPNDFENGFMHGYTHAEGQIGPNGEIYPYDLRSIEYKNPIIGALGEIFGELAECISEGLDVTGAAAALSVFWRNANILKKGWRVLQAATASQSAAKTIVVAKEASILAKEVSVLGKEASVLAKEASLLTKETSIIAKEASASVKEFDLITRKDVIHVTPHGVAIPPQSKYQIPSHYVENKKRVGSYGEHSDLGIYIEKLRIDQATPPGVKGPNFSHYHLNNKGTHHSPRPGASDPGFGVLKNDLVVK